In Fusarium oxysporum f. sp. lycopersici 4287 chromosome 2, whole genome shotgun sequence, a genomic segment contains:
- a CDS encoding hypothetical protein (At least one base has a quality score < 10): MGMTAQDQKDSQDRIGSSKGTAFNIVPPSLRPHIHDFGTRWRVHYRQCPPGVPRCCNIEATVPETTCRHFRLVARASSVVYLPGPLLQASSRPSSSRLPFDSPCLQTTSYQNSDLCSVPYI; the protein is encoded by the exons ATGGGCATGACGGCTCAAGACCAAAAGGACAGTCAGGACAGGATAGGGTCGAGCAAGGGCACGGCCTTCAACATCGTCCCTCCGTCCCTCCGTCCACACATCCATGATTTTGGGACTCGTTGGCGGGTACATTATCGCCAATGTCCCCCGGGAGTCCCTCGTTGTTGTAACATTGAAGCTACTGTACCAGAA ACCACCTGTCGGCATTTCCGCCTCGTTGCTCGTGCCTCTTCCGTCGTCTATCTCCCAGGCCCGTTGTTGCAAGCCTCATCCCGGCCCTCCTCATCCCGGCTTCCGTTTGACAGTCCTTGCTTGCAAACGACATCATATCAGAACTCTGATCTTTGTTCTGTACCTTACATTTGA